The sequence ATTGTTCTATTTTTAGCATTTCTGCTCTATCATCGCAATCTTCCAAATTCTCCGACAACACCCGTAGGGGAGAGTTTTGCCGGGATTGGGGCACAGTTTGGCGATCGGGGTTTGGTCAAGATTGGCTTAGTATAGAGATATTAAGCAATGTATTGAGGTGCGGTTATGCCACCCCGTTGGTCTCGTGTTCCGACCAGAGATGATGCCGATTATCGACGGCTTGACGATCGGATGACTTTTGCCACCCATGTTGCTGCGTTTTCGGCGCTCAATTCTGGCATGTGGTTTTTTCGGACTGTGCAAAAAGCGGACTGGTCTTGGTCGCCGATCGTCACCAGTGTGTGGTTTGCGGTCTTATTGTTCCATGCGGTGTATATCTTCGCCATC is a genomic window of Romeriopsis navalis LEGE 11480 containing:
- a CDS encoding 2TM domain-containing protein yields the protein MPPRWSRVPTRDDADYRRLDDRMTFATHVAAFSALNSGMWFFRTVQKADWSWSPIVTSVWFAVLLFHAVYIFAIADYSETPESTGSK